The following DNA comes from Musa acuminata AAA Group cultivar baxijiao chromosome BXJ1-4, Cavendish_Baxijiao_AAA, whole genome shotgun sequence.
CCACCCGAGCTGGTCTCCTGCGGCCATCATGTCCGCGCTGATGACGACAGGTAACGTGCATGCCGACAGCGAGCTTGTTGTACTGTGAGCCATTGCAAGCAGGAGGTGATGCATTTGGGTGCCTACGTGTTGCAGCGAAGCCGATGAATCCTTCGCTCCACCCTGATGCGGAATTGGCCTACGGGGCGGGGCAGCTCAACCCGGTGAAGGCGGTCGACCCCGGCCTCGTATTCGATGCCGCCGACACCGACTACGTGCAGATGCTGTGCGACGAGGGTTACAATAAGTCCATGATTAGGATCATCACCGGAGACGACAGATGCTGTTCTTCTCTCGGTCGCAGAACCGCGAGGGATCTGAACTATCCTTCCATGGCCTTGCACGTCGCATCGAATGAATCCTTCGCAGGGAACTTCACGAGATCGGTGACCAACGTCGGCGATGCGTGTTCCATATATAGAGTAAAGATCAAAGCAGATGGGAGGCTGAAAGTGGTGGTGAATCCCAAGACGTTGGTGTTCACAAAACCAGACGAGAAACAAGGATTCGTGGTGAGTGTTTCAGGAGGGCCGATGGCGACGAATTCTACAGCGTCGGCTTCGATCGTATGGTTGGACGGAAAGCACAGCGTGAGGAGCGCGATGGTTGTGTATACAGATTTCACGAGTTAAAGACTGAGGATTCTTGTTGGGTTAAAGATGACGTGAACAGAGCAGCATCAAAACTGGGGTGGAAACATCTGTCTGTTGGGTCTTTTAAGGAGATTAGTTCTTGGCCGGTgttcttattttattaatatgcATTTCTTCATTTAAAGAATCTAGCAAGTACGTCCATTTGTGAGTTTCGATCAAATAAATTAAGAAGCTAACAAATCCATGGTTCGGTTGTTTGATTCAATTACCAAATGGAAATATAATTGATGTTTGAGATTTGTAAGTTTTGATCAAATAAATTACGAAGCTAACAAATCCATGGTTCTGTTGTTTGAATCAATTATCGACTGGAAATATAATTTATGTTTGAGAGAGTCTTTTGGATAGACAATGTGATAGttatccttctttttgacatagtTACAGCTGATCAATATTATCCACCGAATAGAAAACGGATGTTGGCAATGGATGCCAATAGTTTAAGAAAACAAGTGCTCATGTTTATTTCCACCTTATGGCTATGAAAATCAAATATATGCTTCAAATTCTATTAATAAATAAATGAAGGATCATTTCTTTGCCAACACCTCAGTATCTCTTACAAACTCATTCACCTCACCAGTTGATGCATGCTATCTAACAGGCAAGGATACACCCTATCAAGATCTTATCTTAATATATTTAATCTTATATATTTCTAATGACAGTGATGAAATCAGAAGACACATTAGAGTAGATGGAGACCTCTTTCATCTTTGGGTAGACAACCAAAGAAACACCATCATCTTGATCACTGAATTCTTCTACCATACAAGCGAACGATCGAAAACAAACAAACAACACGAGGCTCCTAATCTTAAGAGACGGTCAAGTAGGGAAGTTATCATGACTTGAACCCTGGTTAATCTTGTtgtaaaatgacccaaaactcTTACTTATACTAAGAATTGGAAGGTGGCTTTACAAGCAGCTACATACTACTAGAATGACACTTTGTTAAATAAACAAACACCACCCAACCAACTCAAGTTAAAAGAAGAAATTAAAATGCAATTTATGTATGATGTTAAAGCAGAACAGCAATAGATGGTTTTGTTACATGTATACCTTTGAAGTAATGATTGCTTCCACTACAAATCCAAAGCTTCAAGTAGGTGCTTTGGAGCAAAGCAAATGGACGGTTGGAAACTTGTGCAACAAAAAGCTCAGCATACATGAACGAGCCTGCCAAAGAATTTCCAATCTATTGCACATGTACAAGGTGTTACCATCTTGGAACTAAAAATATGGGAAATTATTGATCCTGGTATGATACAAATCCTCACTCATATGACCTGGGAGAGCAGCTTTCTGTCCAAGTTCACATCATGATTGATTATACTTTGATTTGTTCATAACTTTCACTGATGCTGCCACCTTTCTGCTTATGAAACTCAATATATCGCATTGTACTGGAAAAGAAAGCATTATCAGATGGATCTGATGTTGTATTGTCGCTTTGTATCTCAGTCCTGATGTGGTCAATTAGATCATGAATCACAGAACTTGTTATCTGAGGATTTCCTTTCTCCAAGAAGTATAGATACCTAAAAAGATAAAACAGAATGTCATACATCATGTCCAAGTTAATTTCTGAATTAAAGTTGGtatgatattttatttgtttacttgTTCAACATTTCAATGAACAGTGTCACATGTCCACTGCTACCCCTTGTTGCGTTCATCTGTTGGGCAGCATTTGCAATTCTCAAGGCACGCTTTAAGCAAAGGAGGACCCTGGAACAAAAAACAGCTCATGAAATAAGATCCCTCAGATTATTATCACAACATTCACTACTTTCTTGAGTAGACATGCTGAGAATCAAAGTCATCTATTAAGAGGCAACAAATTTGTGCATCTCTTAAGAGTACAAGTTGTAAGGCACCACAAATAAGCAAAGGTTTCAGCCTTGGTTGGCTTGATGCTGCCAAACCAAGAAAAAACATATTCAAGAAATTTTGAGATAACTAATGGCTTTGCATTTAAGGTATAATCTGGTTCTAAGATGAACCATATTCTTATTATGACTTTGCAATTTGGATACAATCTGGTTTTGGCAACTCAAAGGTGTAGAACATGACCTATTTGGATGTTAGCATGGGTCAATGGCATAGGGAGATTGACCATTTGgcctaaaaagaaaaatcagcATTAGCAATAACTCATCTACTGTTATCTAACGTCATAACGACACATGACGTGAACTATCTTAAGGGTATCACATCCTGTACAAAACTAAGAATTAAAAGGGGCCAGCAATTGGCACTTCTAAAATGCACAACAGTTTCATGCTATAGTTGGGAAAGACTAAACATGGCAATGAAAAGATACATTTGGGCATGCAGAACAGCATCAGTAAGGCTTCATCAGGAGTGTAGCTAGTGTGGTGTTTCCAAGAGTTTTGGCACAATCCAACTAAGAGAGGTTACCGTCACTTGTGCAGCCCATAGACAAGATTGATTGATAACTACTGTATACAGAAGTGTATATATTACTATGCACCTTTCTCCATCTTTAACACCATCCTGCTCGTTGACCCAGAATAGATGTGAACATGCATAAACTGCTCTGCACTGATCAGGCTTCTTTAGAAGTTTTGCAGAATACTGCAGAATAGCAAAAAAAATTAGTGTAAGTATAATAGCACAATTCATTAAATATTagcaaaataataaatatattctgTATGTGTGCACATCTGTACATCTCAAGTATCCTACCCCTGTGGCCTTATGTGTTAATGTATCTCTGTTCTCAATTCCAAATACATTCATACGTTGGAGGGTTCCAATAATCAAGTGTATTGCGGTCACCTGCACTTTCGAGTCCTGCTCAATGGAACACCACCACCAAATCATTTAGCAGGAaaataagaggattcaaattacaATATGAACAATATATTGCCATAGAAAAAAATTTAGTATGTCAAATTTCCCATTTTCCCTCTGCACATGGCATAAATTCACTAAATCAAAAATTTTACTTTCAGCAGGAAAGTTCACTTACAGCCATCTCCTCTTCATACAATATAAATGCTTGTGTCAGGAATTCATATGAAACTGGTTCGAGACCACAATCATTGGCAGCCTAAAGCAGAAAGCTAGTTATAGACAAGCAATtgtaaggaaaagaaagaagttaGCAGGAAAGAGAATTGACAAACCTCAGCACATTGCAAGTATAATCTTAAAGCAAGTTCTGGTGAAGGAACAGATGACAAGGCCTCAATTGTCTGGAAATAGAAGCATTGAGAATGAACCAAAAATTATAGTACTTaggaaatcaaaataatatatatacaaaaaacagGATAATTGTCGAAGAAGCACTAGCAACCATATCCATGTTGATTATATTCAGCATAACAAGATACCTCACTATGAATAGACTTCAAGGATCAAGAACAACATTATAATAATCCTAAAAAGTTGACTGTATTTCAGTTGGCTTTTTGGACTACATATGCACTAGAGATGGATTTAGCTCCATATATCTAGCCTGGCAAACTTTGTCATGCACTAGAGATGAATTTAGCTTCCTCTATCTGGCCTGTCAAACTTTGTCATGCACAAGAGATAACTATAGCTCCATATATCTAACCTGTCATTTCATCTTATTTGGCTTTTTTACTAAAAAACCTTAGTTATGTAAGTACGAACATATCTTGGGTGAATCTCCACAATAAAAAGCATTTTCATCTTAAACTGTTGTTCGCACCTCTGTTTAGGAAATATCATGTATTTCATATTTACTAGCTCTGAACATGTATGAATATGTTTTAATGACTGCTTATGTTACACTTCTCTTATTTATACCACAGATGTAAAATTGCAAAATTAAGGACAAACATAAATTTGTGCCATTATTTCATTATTTGTTCAATTTAATATATTGAGTGTGAGCATAAATAGTTCACACAGAAGAAAAAATTTATACTTACAGgactaatattaaaaattaatcaacAACTTTTAATTTATTAATCAAACAGTGGAATGCACTGCAAAAACAACCTGATGCAGAAGTTGAAATATTTTCTTTTGTGTTACAGACACCTCTTGTCCATTCACATCTCCATCCTGATTTCGTAAATGTCTAAGCAACtgcagaccagaaagaaaaggtaaGAGCTTTAGTAGGTCTAACAGCATAATGAATTTTAACAGGAAACATCCATGATATTCTCTGGGTGACACAGATACAATCATGTAAGGATAACTTCTTCATTCGATGGTATAGGCTAAtaaagaaacatgtcagaaaaatTTACTATCAGATATGCATGCCTGAACCAATCGGGTCCCCATTGGTTTGTTCCGAGCTTCTTGAAGAGGTACTTGAGGTAGTCACAGGTATTTGGCCCAGGTAGTCTCTCTTGGGGGGGCCAAGGTATTTGGCAAACACATATCAGGAAAAGTGTAATTTCTCTAACACTTGTTTTCAAGAAACTTTTGTGCTTACTATAAATTATGGACCAAAAATAACTAAGTTGTCAAGTAATTAAAGAACCAAAATTTCTACAATattagaagaatttttatttgacAGAGTACATGTGACTAAATACACAAACTAACTGCATATCACCAACAGATTTAACCATTTTTTGCATACAGAACATTCAAGacatgagataatttattgaagtATGTGTTCCAAGAAAGCTGAGAACAACATCTAGAGGTGAATTTTTATAATCTGATTTAATCTCATACCGGGTAGTCATAACCCCATAGTCCTGAAAGCAGTTAGAGAATGGACTGATCTTCTTTTAAAATGCTTTAGAGGAAAAACCAAGCTGTCCATATGGTCTCTTGAAAATTAGGATGAGAGACATGAAGATAGGCGATCTGGGAGACCACAATAGGCATTGTTACAATGCTCCTTAGTGACCTAGGGTTTAAAAGGAGACGAGAGTTTGAATCACAAATATATTTACAGGTAAGGTTGAGTGCATTGACTCTCCCCAGATTCCATTGGCATGAGCCTTGTGCACCGGACATGACCTTTCCTTTTTTTACACATGAAGATAGACGACAAGAGTGTGATACATTTCCTTCCCAATTTCTAACCTGCATAGCATGTGTATGTATATAGCCAAACAATTTCTAATTTTTACATTGATTGCCTTAACATTTACTGCAATATTAATAAAGGTTGTATTTGTCTTGCTACATTTTGTTCAGCACAGAGAGCTCTGAAAATAAAGGATTGGAACTCAAAATTCACTCAAATGCAAGGTCAATGATTCTCTTTCACTAAAGCCCCATGCTACTAATGTGCTTAGTCTGCTGAGGAGGTACATGCCAGCCAACATGATATGGCACTGGTCCATGCCGACTAGCACAAGCCAAGCACAATTAAGAAAAATTATACCAGCTGGAATGCCTCGTTATGGCCAAATGGTCATCATTGCTGAATGAACCATTTCCACCACTATACATAATATGAAACAATTCTGAGAAGATGTCATTAGCTAGAAGGTAACTCTCTGCATGAGCAAATGACAAATCAAGATGCTACCACTATGTACAACAACAAGGACTCAGGTCAGTACCAATGTGATTTAGAAGACCAGCATTCATGCCCATTAACATGCCAATAGtgcaaaaaataaagattttatgACAAACAACCACACCTCTATGAACATTATGTTATTCCACTATACAAAGATCTATGAAACTTCAAACATAGAATGAGATGTATAAAAGACAAACCTTAAGGGCAGAAAAGACAAGGGGAGGTACGGTGAAAGCTAGGCGTTTAGGACCTCCAAGAAGAATATGCTTCCTCACAGTACATATAATCTGGAAAGAAAATTCAAATCTGGACATTTATGCATTATGTTACTTCTATAGAAAATTGAGTACCAAGAGAGATAccgcaagaaaaggaaaaaataaactaATAGCCAGACAATGATTAACTTAACTTGTACAACTTCTCTTAGAAAGCTATTAACCTGATTAACCAGCAAGTTACATATTGTTTGGACTATATATGCATGACCTCTGCCACATAGCATGCACATTTCTgttgttaaatttttttttctgtcaAACATATATTAAGCTATATAAGATCAGCAACTGGAAGGCACAGAAATAAATTTGAGATGCATCAAAATTAGAAACCAAAAAAGCAGCCTATCTACGTGCAATGCTAAGTCCCACATTGTTTACTTGAACATTTTTTCAGCAAATAGCCATTTGGAATTTCCCACCACAGCCACTAAAAATCTATTATTCCACTTGATGAAATTATAAATTGTTTCAGCATTTAAATAAgataagaatgaaaaaaaaatacattattgTTTAGCATATAAACTTGGATCATCCATGAAATATTGTCTTGCCACCTAGTTCCCTACTAGAGGAATTAGTTTCTTCTGCATGGAGAAAGCAATGAGTGTGCATATTACTTGGTTTTACCAAGCAAATATTCCATATACTGACATCAAAAGCAAACCTATCACTACATGAGATTATGGGCAAACAATTACAGCTTTTACTCAGAGATTATCTACAAACCACAGGCAAAAAGAGCAGAAATTTAATCtatgaagaataaaaaatttgtTTCAGGATTGtgatttttgttttaaaaattagaataaatttttattacattaaatagTGTATATAATGTTCACACATGGACTCGGACCTGAAACCTAACACTGGTGCAATAAGCACTAACCAATCAGGTTTCTCAACAGACTTAGCATGATTATGATTTAATCGATCTGGCCATCTTACAATCTATAAGATCAATTGATTTAAAAAATAGCTCCACACATACATGAGAACTAAATCAGATATAAGTATAAAACTTAAATCTTAATATCCAATAATTTCATCTGAATATGCAATTTTATAAGCAAAAAAAAGCTCCACATCATACACGAGAAGCAGAAAATTACAAAATTGTTTCAAGTAAAAAACTTCAAAGAATTTTCCCCACTTAAATGGTCCTCATAAACTTCAAACCACCACTATGCTTGATATCCAGTTGGTTCAAGTCACAAAAGCAACCTTTTCACCTTTCAGAGGTTGGGATGCATATGTTGACCCTCTTTGAAACCTAAACTGGAGGAAGTCTCATGCATTGTGCTGCAACAGTTCCCTCACGTAAGCCCCTTTTTTTCAGGTAAATGTACAAAATCCTCTCTCTTAAAAATCAGAGAGACCATGTAAGGGACATGGAAATTAATGGTCTATGTTGGCCAGCTGTTGGTAGGGTagaataatgaatataaattttttaaaagattacATCAGGTCATAGATGAAGGCATgttcatagatcttgatgtaataaGTAAGCAAGAATATGCATCTGCAAATAATTCTTACTAAATTTAGCCACCTTAAACATCTCCTCAGCATCATCAGTACACAGCATGTGAATGAGACGAGCGACAGAGTTCTGTTCCTCCTTAAAATCCTCTTCATCAAGCTATTAGCAGAAAAGATTGTCAATTTTCACTCTTTAACAAGGTAATCTGAGATAAAACGCTACATggacaagaagaagaggaatggGTGTTTGAAATTTCTTGCATGCTATACTCCTGATGTCAACCAAAAAGACCCAAATCTCACCTCATCATCTTGAGCCTCATCTGTCTCCTTTACAAGCCCTTTTATTAATTCAAATAGAGTGTCAACCTAGAAAAGAAATAGATATTATGACTTCAAAAAATCATTTCAATGTAGAATAAACATGAGAACAGAATCCTACTTTATCAGCTGTAGAGATGCAGGTGTTGTTCTTCATTATGTTCTGAATGATTATAGCTGACATGACTTTATTTGTTGCATTATCTAGATGATCCATGACCCGGGGATAGTTAGGAAGATTTAATGCAGTAGAAATATCCTTATACTTCTCCAGTGGAGCACTTAAGAGTGCAATAATCTGCTTAGTTGCTTTGCTGTCCTCAAGTTTTGTTTTCCCGGAGAGTCTCTGTACACATGCTCCCTGTGAAATAAGCATGAAATGCATCACCAGTCTTATATAAACAGCATGCAAAGTCACACCAAAATTAATATATGACTTGTTTGCCAAGTAACAAGCAAACTGAAGTCACTCCAAGAACTAGCATGCAACTGAAGCCACTCAAAGATTACTTTATCACTTGTTTGCCAAATTAACATGCGGCAGAAGTCGCTTCAAACTTTATTAATTTACAAAACAATATAGAAACTCAGCTGCTCAATAATAGTTTTGTGGACTTAAGGACCATTATATTCTTCACATTATCAATAAGACAGAACGTAACGAGGTAATTACATACAAAAAAGAACATATGATCAACACATTGCAAACTCATTTCTCATATTCTAAAGATATCAATCACTCATAAGACCTCAAATCAAAACTTCAGCTGAAATCGATAAGACAAGACATACCAGTATTTGATCCGTGTAATCAAGTCGATCAGGATGGATACGGAGAGTAAATGTAAGAAGTGACACATATAAAGTAATTACTCCAGAAATAGGCATATCAACCTGTGCTTCTATCACCTGAGAAGATAACAAAAAGGGATCAAAGTCTAAAAAATCTTTACAAAACACAAAGTTTGGGAACAAACTCTACAGATTATCAAGTCCAATGGCATAAAAATAATAGTAAAAGAGTACATCAAGTTTAGACATCTTTCAGTGACAAACATGGTGGATGTATATCATACTCTGAAACAGAATGGGCATAACCTGTAAGACTTGTGTTAGAACAGAATAATCAAGGACTTCAAAAACCTCCCTGTcttgataatatatatttaacaTAACAGTACAACTAATAGCAGTATGTACAGTATATACATTATATGATCACGAGACAATTTTACTTCTTAAAGCATGCCCCACCTGCCTGGTAAGTGCATGTAAAATATTGATGGACATGCTGCCAAAGAAGAACAATTTTAATATTTAGATTTACATCAGACATACTGAACTCAGTTCGAAATAATACAATGAAACAGATgagaaataatataatgaaacagATGCCAATAAGAAGTTCATCCACACCATTCATAAAAGACTTATAACGTTCAAATAATGTATAGATTCAAAAACTAATTGATGGATATTTACATAAAGAAAGCAGTGATAACTTACAGGTACTCTTTAACTTATAGGTACTAGCAAAGGCAGCATTACATTGCTTAAGAATTCACgtatattaattaaaatttaccTCTCCAACAGCACTGTTCAATTTGGCAAAAGCTTCAGCTTGCAAGAATTCAGGTAGCACCTACAACTTACATAATGAGAAAAAATAACACCAAATGTTTGTAATAGTAGCAGTAAGTTGAAAACTCACTTCTGTACTTGACACAGCATAATTGGATAGTCTGTCCATAAGTAAGGAGAGCACCGTTTTAATATCAACAGTTGGCTGCATAAAAATTTGAGACATCAGACCAGTAAGTCTTAAAGAGATTAATTGTAAGAGGAAACAAAGAATGGTCATAAATCATCTAATTTGTCTAGAAATGATGCCAACAGAAATCTCAAAAAAAGTTCATAAACCACATCATGTAGAGATCTTCATTTATACAAAAATAAGGCCCCATAATCTTTCCACTTTGGCAAAGTCACTTATTACAACTGTCATAAAATAATTGCTTAGCTGATTTAATCTCATTATGAATATCTTTATTTGCTGAAATCTAGGTTTTCCTTAAAACGACTTATCATTTTAGTTGCTAATCAACTTTCGTCCTAGTTTTATTTCCTGTTTTCAAGTTTTCACATTTCAAGATGATGGCATAGTAGGACTCTGCCAACTTGTGATATTATCAATTGGAAAGcataaattattaattatagCAAGTTGTTACATAAATATTCTATAATCTTTTCTTATTTGGAAATTTCTCTCTTCTCAAACATTCAAATGTCCAACCTCCCTTATCCTTAATATCTAGTACAACAAAGTACTAACAAGACTAGTTgcatttttcataaaaatatagttGTGTTATGCTATCATACCAAATTCTCCTGATTCATAAAGCACATTTTTTCTCTCATCTTCAGTCCAGAGGATCCTAATACCCCATCAGCTTGGACAGTGGGCGACAAACTAAACGCCCTCATTGACTAAAAGAATTGCTATCACATACATCAATCTTCCAATACTCGATAAACTTTAGTATGAAGTTCCATTCAAGAAGAACTAATAGTTGGGGATTCATTTACAGAGTTCTGATCCAATAATTCCAAAAGTTGCTTTCAAGTCCTTCTTCCTACATATACAAATGCATTGAACATGTCTATATGTAATGTGGCCTATCACTATGCAGCTTATAAATAGCGCTTAAGTTTAaaactaaaaattttgaaaatctttGCACTTTTTGTGTGGTTTAAAGTGTTCGTCTGAAATGTCACCTGACCAATATGCAAGAAGAAGACTTAGATGGCCTGAAGCAGGGCTTCTTCATGCAGGGTTTCTAAAGGATCTTAAACTAGGAGAAGCCTAGATAAACATAAGACTAAACTTCTTGAGAACTTTTAATCATGAACAATGATACACCAAATATAAATAGAAGAGGAAAATGCCCTGAAGGTTAATCGGGTAGTTCAGCAACAGTATGCCAAagagataaatgatgatagtagaATTGTCACCCAATTGGATTAGGTTCAATGCACCTAGGAAGCATTTCCATTCTGGTAAACAATTCACAGAATTCAACAACAAAACAGCACCTGATCTGGTATATCTATACTTAGTTATGAAATAATGTTAAATGGATGTTAATAACTGGTCAGTTATAATATTTCGGGCTTCAAATCTCAATAACTAAAACCAAAAACTTTACAACACCACCAAGAGCTCAAACCTTTTATAAACCATTTCAAACAAATAGAATTAAAATTCTAGACATATTAAAGTTCCAAAAAAGTCCAACAAAAAGGACAT
Coding sequences within:
- the LOC103981914 gene encoding vacuolar protein sorting-associated protein 35B translates to MVPDAAAADEEKCLADGMGRLQHNAFYMHRALDSNNLKDALRYAGQMLSELRTSSLSPHKYYELYMRAFDELRKVEMFFVEETKRGSYSVTDLYELVQHAANILPRLYLLCTVGSVYIKSKEAPTKDVLKDLVEMCRGIQHPVRGLFLRSYLSQISRDKLPDIGSEFEGGANTDNDAIEFVLQNFTEMNKLWVRMQYQGPTGEKAKRGKERSELRDLVGKNLHVLSQLEGVDLDMYKETVLPRILEQVVNCKDELAQHYLMDCIIQVFPDEYHLQTLETLLSAFPQLQPTVDIKTVLSLLMDRLSNYAVSSTEVLPEFLQAEAFAKLNSAVGEVIEAQVDMPISGVITLYVSLLTFTLRIHPDRLDYTDQILGACVQRLSGKTKLEDSKATKQIIALLSAPLEKYKDISTALNLPNYPRVMDHLDNATNKVMSAIIIQNIMKNNTCISTADKVDTLFELIKGLVKETDEAQDDELDEEDFKEEQNSVARLIHMLCTDDAEEMFKIICTVRKHILLGGPKRLAFTVPPLVFSALKLLRHLRNQDGDVNGQEVSVTQKKIFQLLHQTIEALSSVPSPELALRLYLQCAEAANDCGLEPVSYEFLTQAFILYEEEMADSKVQVTAIHLIIGTLQRMNVFGIENRDTLTHKATGYSAKLLKKPDQCRAVYACSHLFWVNEQDGVKDGERVLLCLKRALRIANAAQQMNATRGSSGHVTLFIEMLNKYLYFLEKGNPQITSSVIHDLIDHIRTEIQSDNTTSDPSDNAFFSSTMRYIEFHKQKGGSISESYEQIKV